The following proteins come from a genomic window of Canis lupus familiaris isolate Mischka breed German Shepherd chromosome 31, alternate assembly UU_Cfam_GSD_1.0, whole genome shotgun sequence:
- the PFKL gene encoding ATP-dependent 6-phosphofructokinase, liver type isoform X1, with translation MATVDLEKLRMSGAGKAIGVLTSGGDAQGMNAAVRAVTRMGIYVGAKVFLIYEGYEGLVEGGENIKQANWLSVSNIIQLGGTVIGSARCKAFTTREGRLAAAYNLVQRGITNLCVIGGDGSLTGADIFRSEWGSLLEELVAAGRISESTAQTYSHLSIVGLVGSIDNDFCGTDMTIGTDSALHRIMEVIDAITTTAQSHQRTFVLEVMGRHCGYLALVSALASGADWLFIPEAPPEDGWENFMCERLGETRSRGSRLNIIIIAEGAIDRNGKPISSRYVKDLVVQRLGFDTRVTVLGHVQRGGTPSAFDRILSSKMGMEAVMALLEATADTQACVVSLSGNQSVRLPLMECVQVTKEVQKAMDEKRFDEAIQLRGRSFENNWNIYKLLAHQKVSKEKTNFSLAILNVGAPAAGMNAAVRSAVRSGISQGHTVYVVHDGFEGLAKGQVQEVSWHDVAGWLGRGGSMLGTKRTLPRSYMEKIVDNIRTYNIHALLVIGGFEAYEGVLQLVEARGRYEELCIVMCVIPATISNNVPGTDFSLGSDTAVNAAMESCDRIKQSASGTKRRVFIVETMGGYCGYLATVTGIAVGADAAYVFEDPFNIQDLKANVEHMTEKMKTDIQRGLVLRNEKCHEHYTTEFLYNLYSSEGKGVFDCRTNVLGHLQQGGAPTPFDRNYGTKLGVKAMLWMSEKLRAVYRNGRVFANAPDSACVIGLQKKAVAFSPVTELKEVTDFEHRMPREQWWLNLRLMLKMLAHYRISMADYVSGELEHVTRRSLSIDKGF, from the exons ATGGCCACGGTGGACCTGGAGAAGCTGCGGATGTCCGGGGCCGGCAAGGCCATCGGCGTGCTGACCAGCGGCGGCGACGCGCAAg GAATGAACGCGGCCGTCAGAGCTGTGACGCGCATGGGCATTTACGTGGGAGCCAAGGTCTTCCTCATCTACGAG GGCTATGAGGGTCTCGTGGAAGGAGGTGAGAACATCAAGCAGGCCAACTGGCTCAGCGTCTCCAACATCATCCAGCTG GGCGGCACCGTCATCGGCAGCGCGCGCTGTAAGGCCTTCACCACCCGGGAGGGACGCCTGGCGGCGGCCTACAACCTGGTGCAGCGCGGCATCACCAACCTGTGCGTCATCGGCGGGGACGGCAGCCTGACGGGCGCCGACATCTTCCGCAGCGAGTGGGGCAGCCTGCTGGAGGAGCTGGTGGCGGCAG GCAGGATCTCGGAGAGCACGGCGCAGACCTACTCGCACCTGAGCATCGTGGGGCTGGTGGGCTCCATCGACAACGACTTCTGCGGCACCGACATGACCATCGGCACGGACTCGGCCCTGCACCGCATCATGGAGGTCATCGACGCCATCACCACCACCGCCCAGAG CCACCAGAGGACCTTCGTGCTGGAGGTGATGGGACGGCACTGCGG GTACCTGGCCCTGGTGTCCGCCCTGGCCTCGGGGGCCGACTGGCTCTTCATCCCCGAGGCGCCCCCCGAGGACGGCTGGGAGAACTTCATGTGCGAGAGGCTCGGAGAG ACTCGGAGCAGGGGGTCCCGACTGAACATCATCATCATCGCGGAGGGTGCCATCGACCGCAACGGGAAGCCCATCTCGTCCCGCTACGTGAAGGAC CTGGTGGTCCAGAGGCTGGGCTTCGACACGCGTGTGACCGTGCTGGGCCACGTGCAGAGGGGAGGGACCCCTTCGGCATTTGACCGCATCCTG agcAGCAAGATGGGCATGGAGGCCGTCATGGCGCTGCTGGAGGCCACAGCGGACACGCAGGCCTGCGTGGTCAGCCTCTCGGGGAACCAGTCCGTGCGGCTGCCCCTCATGGAGTGTGTGCAGGTG ACCAAGGAGGTGCAGAAGGCCATGGACGAGAAGCGGTTCGACGAGGCCATCCAGCTCCGCGGCAG GAGCTTTGAGAACAACTGGAACATTTACAAGCTGCTTGCACACCAGAAGGTCTCCAAGGAGAAG ACCAACTTCTCCTTGGCCATCCTGAACGTGGGGGCCCCGGCGGCTGGCATGAACGCGGCCGTGCGCTCGGCGGTGCGGTCGGGCATCTCCCAGGGCCACACGGTGTACGTCGTACACGACGGCTTCGAGGGTCTGGCCAAGGGTCAG gtACAAGAGGTGAGTTGGCACGACGTGGCCGGCTGGCTGGGCCGTGGCGGCTCCATGCTGGGGACGAAGAG GACGCTGCCCAGGAGCTACATGGAGAAGATAGTGGACAACATTCGCACCTACAACATCCACGCCCTGCTGGTCATCGGGGGCTTTGAG GCCTACGAGGGGGTGCTGCAGCTGGTGGAGGCGCGCGGCCGCTACGAGGAGCTCTGCATCGTCATGTGCGTCATCCCGGCCACCATCAGCAACAACGTGCCGGGCACCGACTTCAGTCTGGGCTCAGACACCGCCGTCAACGCCGCCATGGAG AGCTGTGACCGCATCAAGCAGTCGGCGTCGGGCACCAAGCGCCGCGTGTTCATCGTGGAGACCATGGGCGGCTACTGTGGCTACCTGGCCACGGTGACTGGCATTGCTGTGGGGGCCGACGCCGCCTACGTCTTCGAGGACCCTTTCAACATCCAAGACCTGAAA GCCAACGTGGAGCACATGACCGAGAAGATGAAGACAGACATCCAGAGGGGCCTCGTGCTCCG AAACGAGAAGTGCCACGAGCACTACACCACGGAGTTTCTGTATAACCTGTACTCCTCCGAGGGGAAGGGCGTCTTTGACTGTAGGACCAACGTTCTGGGCCACCTGCAGCAG GGTGGGGCTCCGACCCCCTTTGACCGGAACTACGGCACGAAGCTGGGGGTGAAGGCGATGCTCTGGATGTCAGAGAAGCTGCGGGCCGTCTACCGCAACG GCCGCGTGTTCGCCAACGCCCCCGATTCGGCCTGCGTGATCGGCCTGCAGAAGAAGGCGGTGGCCTTCAGCCCCGTCACCGAGCTCAAGGAGGTCACGGACTTTGA GCACCGCATGCCCCGGGAGCAGTGGTGGCTGAACCTGCGGCTCATGCTGAAGATGCTGGCGCACTACCGCATCAGCATGGCCGACTACGTGTCCGGGGAGCTGGAGCACGTCACCCGCCGCAGCCTCAGCATCGACAAGGGCTTCTGA
- the PFKL gene encoding ATP-dependent 6-phosphofructokinase, liver type isoform X2, whose product MNAAVRAVTRMGIYVGAKVFLIYEGYEGLVEGGENIKQANWLSVSNIIQLGGTVIGSARCKAFTTREGRLAAAYNLVQRGITNLCVIGGDGSLTGADIFRSEWGSLLEELVAAGRISESTAQTYSHLSIVGLVGSIDNDFCGTDMTIGTDSALHRIMEVIDAITTTAQSHQRTFVLEVMGRHCGYLALVSALASGADWLFIPEAPPEDGWENFMCERLGETRSRGSRLNIIIIAEGAIDRNGKPISSRYVKDLVVQRLGFDTRVTVLGHVQRGGTPSAFDRILSSKMGMEAVMALLEATADTQACVVSLSGNQSVRLPLMECVQVTKEVQKAMDEKRFDEAIQLRGRSFENNWNIYKLLAHQKVSKEKTNFSLAILNVGAPAAGMNAAVRSAVRSGISQGHTVYVVHDGFEGLAKGQVQEVSWHDVAGWLGRGGSMLGTKRTLPRSYMEKIVDNIRTYNIHALLVIGGFEAYEGVLQLVEARGRYEELCIVMCVIPATISNNVPGTDFSLGSDTAVNAAMESCDRIKQSASGTKRRVFIVETMGGYCGYLATVTGIAVGADAAYVFEDPFNIQDLKANVEHMTEKMKTDIQRGLVLRNEKCHEHYTTEFLYNLYSSEGKGVFDCRTNVLGHLQQGGAPTPFDRNYGTKLGVKAMLWMSEKLRAVYRNGRVFANAPDSACVIGLQKKAVAFSPVTELKEVTDFEHRMPREQWWLNLRLMLKMLAHYRISMADYVSGELEHVTRRSLSIDKGF is encoded by the exons ATGAACGCGGCCGTCAGAGCTGTGACGCGCATGGGCATTTACGTGGGAGCCAAGGTCTTCCTCATCTACGAG GGCTATGAGGGTCTCGTGGAAGGAGGTGAGAACATCAAGCAGGCCAACTGGCTCAGCGTCTCCAACATCATCCAGCTG GGCGGCACCGTCATCGGCAGCGCGCGCTGTAAGGCCTTCACCACCCGGGAGGGACGCCTGGCGGCGGCCTACAACCTGGTGCAGCGCGGCATCACCAACCTGTGCGTCATCGGCGGGGACGGCAGCCTGACGGGCGCCGACATCTTCCGCAGCGAGTGGGGCAGCCTGCTGGAGGAGCTGGTGGCGGCAG GCAGGATCTCGGAGAGCACGGCGCAGACCTACTCGCACCTGAGCATCGTGGGGCTGGTGGGCTCCATCGACAACGACTTCTGCGGCACCGACATGACCATCGGCACGGACTCGGCCCTGCACCGCATCATGGAGGTCATCGACGCCATCACCACCACCGCCCAGAG CCACCAGAGGACCTTCGTGCTGGAGGTGATGGGACGGCACTGCGG GTACCTGGCCCTGGTGTCCGCCCTGGCCTCGGGGGCCGACTGGCTCTTCATCCCCGAGGCGCCCCCCGAGGACGGCTGGGAGAACTTCATGTGCGAGAGGCTCGGAGAG ACTCGGAGCAGGGGGTCCCGACTGAACATCATCATCATCGCGGAGGGTGCCATCGACCGCAACGGGAAGCCCATCTCGTCCCGCTACGTGAAGGAC CTGGTGGTCCAGAGGCTGGGCTTCGACACGCGTGTGACCGTGCTGGGCCACGTGCAGAGGGGAGGGACCCCTTCGGCATTTGACCGCATCCTG agcAGCAAGATGGGCATGGAGGCCGTCATGGCGCTGCTGGAGGCCACAGCGGACACGCAGGCCTGCGTGGTCAGCCTCTCGGGGAACCAGTCCGTGCGGCTGCCCCTCATGGAGTGTGTGCAGGTG ACCAAGGAGGTGCAGAAGGCCATGGACGAGAAGCGGTTCGACGAGGCCATCCAGCTCCGCGGCAG GAGCTTTGAGAACAACTGGAACATTTACAAGCTGCTTGCACACCAGAAGGTCTCCAAGGAGAAG ACCAACTTCTCCTTGGCCATCCTGAACGTGGGGGCCCCGGCGGCTGGCATGAACGCGGCCGTGCGCTCGGCGGTGCGGTCGGGCATCTCCCAGGGCCACACGGTGTACGTCGTACACGACGGCTTCGAGGGTCTGGCCAAGGGTCAG gtACAAGAGGTGAGTTGGCACGACGTGGCCGGCTGGCTGGGCCGTGGCGGCTCCATGCTGGGGACGAAGAG GACGCTGCCCAGGAGCTACATGGAGAAGATAGTGGACAACATTCGCACCTACAACATCCACGCCCTGCTGGTCATCGGGGGCTTTGAG GCCTACGAGGGGGTGCTGCAGCTGGTGGAGGCGCGCGGCCGCTACGAGGAGCTCTGCATCGTCATGTGCGTCATCCCGGCCACCATCAGCAACAACGTGCCGGGCACCGACTTCAGTCTGGGCTCAGACACCGCCGTCAACGCCGCCATGGAG AGCTGTGACCGCATCAAGCAGTCGGCGTCGGGCACCAAGCGCCGCGTGTTCATCGTGGAGACCATGGGCGGCTACTGTGGCTACCTGGCCACGGTGACTGGCATTGCTGTGGGGGCCGACGCCGCCTACGTCTTCGAGGACCCTTTCAACATCCAAGACCTGAAA GCCAACGTGGAGCACATGACCGAGAAGATGAAGACAGACATCCAGAGGGGCCTCGTGCTCCG AAACGAGAAGTGCCACGAGCACTACACCACGGAGTTTCTGTATAACCTGTACTCCTCCGAGGGGAAGGGCGTCTTTGACTGTAGGACCAACGTTCTGGGCCACCTGCAGCAG GGTGGGGCTCCGACCCCCTTTGACCGGAACTACGGCACGAAGCTGGGGGTGAAGGCGATGCTCTGGATGTCAGAGAAGCTGCGGGCCGTCTACCGCAACG GCCGCGTGTTCGCCAACGCCCCCGATTCGGCCTGCGTGATCGGCCTGCAGAAGAAGGCGGTGGCCTTCAGCCCCGTCACCGAGCTCAAGGAGGTCACGGACTTTGA GCACCGCATGCCCCGGGAGCAGTGGTGGCTGAACCTGCGGCTCATGCTGAAGATGCTGGCGCACTACCGCATCAGCATGGCCGACTACGTGTCCGGGGAGCTGGAGCACGTCACCCGCCGCAGCCTCAGCATCGACAAGGGCTTCTGA
- the CFAP410 gene encoding cilia- and flagella-associated protein 410 isoform X2, with the protein MKLTRKMVLSRAKASELHSVRKLNCWGSRLTDVSICREMPSLEVITLSVNSVSSLEPVSQCQQLSELYLRKNRIPSLAELFYLKGLPRLRVLWLAENPCCGTDPHRYRMTVLRNLPHLQKLDNQTVTEEELSRALMEGEEVTAPGGEGTGSGQPEMSYALSTADAAADTQQDTLSYGEETSVQGQLGLKSPSRDRFPSFSHREAVSSRKNRNNVLTAILLLLRELDAEGLEAVHQTVVSRLQALQKQEQQEDVE; encoded by the exons ATGAAGCTGACTCGGAAGATGGTCCTGTCCCGGGCCAAGGCCTCGGAGCTGCACAGCGTCCGGAAGCTCAACTGCTG GGGCAGCCGCCTCACAGAC GTCTCCATCTGCCGGGAGATGCCCAGCCTGGAAGTGATCACCCTCAG CGTCAACAGCGTCTCCTCCCTGGAGCCCGTGAGCCAGTGCCAGCAGCTGAGCGAGCTCTACCTGCGGAAGAACCGCATCCCCAGCCTGGCGGAGCTCTTCTACCTGAAGGGCCTGCCGCGCCTGCGCGTGCTGTGGCTGGCGGAGAACCCCTGCTGCGGCACCGACCCCCACCGCTACCGCATGACCGTCCTGCGCAACCTGCCGCACCTGCAGAAGCTGGACAACCAGA CCGTGACCGAGGAGGAGCTGTCCCGCGCGttgatggagggagaggaggtcACGGCCCCCGGTGGAGAGGGCACGGGGAGCGGCCAGCCCGAGATGTCCTACGCCCTGAGCACCGCGGACGCTGCTGCTGACACCCAGCAGGACACGCTGAGCTATGGCGAGGAGACAAG CGTCCAGGGCCAGCTCGGCCTGAAGTCCCCTTCCCGGGACCGCTTCCCTTCCTTCTCGCACAGGGAAGCCGTGAGCAGTCGCAAGAACAGG AACAACGTGCTGACCGCcatcctgctgctgctgcgggAGCTGGACGCCGAGGGGCTGGAGGCCGTGCACCAGACTGTGGTCAGCCGGCTCCAGGCCTTGCAGAAGCAGGAGCAGCAAGAGGACGTGGAGTGA
- the CFAP410 gene encoding cilia- and flagella-associated protein 410 isoform X1, with translation MKLTRKMVLSRAKASELHSVRKLNCWGSRLTDVSICREMPSLEVITLSVNSVSSLEPVSQCQQLSELYLRKNRIPSLAELFYLKGLPRLRVLWLAENPCCGTDPHRYRMTVLRNLPHLQKLDNQKQTVPGVAVVASRSPGGFCGGASTLMLQLRPLHSEAVTEEELSRALMEGEEVTAPGGEGTGSGQPEMSYALSTADAAADTQQDTLSYGEETSVQGQLGLKSPSRDRFPSFSHREAVSSRKNRNNVLTAILLLLRELDAEGLEAVHQTVVSRLQALQKQEQQEDVE, from the exons ATGAAGCTGACTCGGAAGATGGTCCTGTCCCGGGCCAAGGCCTCGGAGCTGCACAGCGTCCGGAAGCTCAACTGCTG GGGCAGCCGCCTCACAGAC GTCTCCATCTGCCGGGAGATGCCCAGCCTGGAAGTGATCACCCTCAG CGTCAACAGCGTCTCCTCCCTGGAGCCCGTGAGCCAGTGCCAGCAGCTGAGCGAGCTCTACCTGCGGAAGAACCGCATCCCCAGCCTGGCGGAGCTCTTCTACCTGAAGGGCCTGCCGCGCCTGCGCGTGCTGTGGCTGGCGGAGAACCCCTGCTGCGGCACCGACCCCCACCGCTACCGCATGACCGTCCTGCGCAACCTGCCGCACCTGCAGAAGCTGGACAACCAGA AGCAGACTGTGCCCGGCGTGGCCGTGGTGGCGAGCCGCAGTCCGGGGGGCTTCTGTGGGGGCGCGTCCACTCTGATGCTGCAGCTCCGCCCGCTTCACTCTGAAGCCGTGACCGAGGAGGAGCTGTCCCGCGCGttgatggagggagaggaggtcACGGCCCCCGGTGGAGAGGGCACGGGGAGCGGCCAGCCCGAGATGTCCTACGCCCTGAGCACCGCGGACGCTGCTGCTGACACCCAGCAGGACACGCTGAGCTATGGCGAGGAGACAAG CGTCCAGGGCCAGCTCGGCCTGAAGTCCCCTTCCCGGGACCGCTTCCCTTCCTTCTCGCACAGGGAAGCCGTGAGCAGTCGCAAGAACAGG AACAACGTGCTGACCGCcatcctgctgctgctgcgggAGCTGGACGCCGAGGGGCTGGAGGCCGTGCACCAGACTGTGGTCAGCCGGCTCCAGGCCTTGCAGAAGCAGGAGCAGCAAGAGGACGTGGAGTGA
- the CFAP410 gene encoding cilia- and flagella-associated protein 410 isoform X3: MPSLEVITLSVNSVSSLEPVSQCQQLSELYLRKNRIPSLAELFYLKGLPRLRVLWLAENPCCGTDPHRYRMTVLRNLPHLQKLDNQKQTVPGVAVVASRSPGGFCGGASTLMLQLRPLHSEAVTEEELSRALMEGEEVTAPGGEGTGSGQPEMSYALSTADAAADTQQDTLSYGEETSVQGQLGLKSPSRDRFPSFSHREAVSSRKNRNNVLTAILLLLRELDAEGLEAVHQTVVSRLQALQKQEQQEDVE; encoded by the exons ATGCCCAGCCTGGAAGTGATCACCCTCAG CGTCAACAGCGTCTCCTCCCTGGAGCCCGTGAGCCAGTGCCAGCAGCTGAGCGAGCTCTACCTGCGGAAGAACCGCATCCCCAGCCTGGCGGAGCTCTTCTACCTGAAGGGCCTGCCGCGCCTGCGCGTGCTGTGGCTGGCGGAGAACCCCTGCTGCGGCACCGACCCCCACCGCTACCGCATGACCGTCCTGCGCAACCTGCCGCACCTGCAGAAGCTGGACAACCAGA AGCAGACTGTGCCCGGCGTGGCCGTGGTGGCGAGCCGCAGTCCGGGGGGCTTCTGTGGGGGCGCGTCCACTCTGATGCTGCAGCTCCGCCCGCTTCACTCTGAAGCCGTGACCGAGGAGGAGCTGTCCCGCGCGttgatggagggagaggaggtcACGGCCCCCGGTGGAGAGGGCACGGGGAGCGGCCAGCCCGAGATGTCCTACGCCCTGAGCACCGCGGACGCTGCTGCTGACACCCAGCAGGACACGCTGAGCTATGGCGAGGAGACAAG CGTCCAGGGCCAGCTCGGCCTGAAGTCCCCTTCCCGGGACCGCTTCCCTTCCTTCTCGCACAGGGAAGCCGTGAGCAGTCGCAAGAACAGG AACAACGTGCTGACCGCcatcctgctgctgctgcgggAGCTGGACGCCGAGGGGCTGGAGGCCGTGCACCAGACTGTGGTCAGCCGGCTCCAGGCCTTGCAGAAGCAGGAGCAGCAAGAGGACGTGGAGTGA